A single region of the Pseudosulfitobacter pseudonitzschiae genome encodes:
- a CDS encoding fumarylacetoacetate hydrolase family protein, translating into MTLIDAPEGLWLGRVWLPDEHGPAVVTLRDGIVTDITSVATPTVSHVLDLDDPAARVRTAPGVGLGTVDNIAAAPVELDHIHFLAPCDLQAVKACGVTFAQSMVERVIEEQAAGDPARAEAIRARVGQAIGESLQDLRAGSPEAAEVKRALQKEGLWSQYLEVGIGPDAEVFSKCPPMASVGPGAEIGLHPVSTWNNPEPEIVLAVSSTGKILGATLGNDVNLRDVEGRSALLLGKAKDNNASCAIGPMIRLFDETWTLDDVRRAELTLTVKGTDGYDLTGHSSMSKISRDPEDLVAQTLGRHHQYPDGMVLFLGTLFAPTDDRDVPGEGFTHKMGDVVTISAPGLGALQNVVRLSTEASEWSFGTRRLMENLAARGLLDGPTA; encoded by the coding sequence ATGACTTTGATTGACGCCCCCGAGGGCCTGTGGCTTGGCCGTGTTTGGCTGCCTGATGAACATGGGCCTGCTGTTGTCACCCTGCGCGATGGTATCGTCACCGACATCACCAGTGTCGCGACACCGACTGTTAGCCATGTTCTGGATCTGGACGATCCAGCCGCACGAGTTCGCACCGCACCCGGTGTCGGGCTGGGCACGGTGGACAACATCGCGGCAGCCCCTGTCGAGCTGGACCACATCCATTTTCTGGCACCATGCGATCTGCAAGCGGTCAAAGCCTGTGGCGTAACCTTTGCCCAGTCGATGGTCGAACGTGTGATCGAAGAACAAGCTGCTGGTGATCCGGCACGCGCCGAGGCGATCCGCGCCCGGGTAGGGCAGGCTATTGGCGAAAGCCTGCAAGACTTGCGCGCAGGTTCTCCCGAAGCGGCAGAGGTGAAACGCGCCTTGCAGAAGGAAGGGTTGTGGTCGCAATACCTCGAGGTTGGCATCGGTCCCGACGCCGAGGTGTTTTCAAAATGTCCGCCAATGGCGTCGGTGGGGCCCGGGGCCGAGATCGGCCTGCATCCGGTTTCCACATGGAACAACCCCGAGCCTGAGATCGTTCTTGCGGTGTCTTCGACAGGGAAAATCCTTGGCGCGACGCTGGGCAACGATGTGAACCTGCGCGACGTCGAAGGTCGGTCGGCGTTGCTGTTGGGCAAAGCCAAGGACAACAACGCATCATGTGCCATAGGTCCGATGATCCGGCTGTTTGATGAGACCTGGACGTTGGACGATGTCCGCCGTGCGGAACTGACCTTAACGGTCAAGGGCACGGACGGCTATGACCTGACCGGCCATTCCTCGATGTCCAAAATCAGCCGCGATCCCGAAGACCTTGTTGCGCAAACACTCGGGCGGCATCATCAGTATCCAGATGGAATGGTTCTGTTTCTGGGCACGTTATTCGCCCCCACCGATGATCGCGACGTACCTGGCGAGGGGTTTACCCACAAGATGGGTGATGTTGTTACAATCTCAGCCCCCGGACTTGGAGCGTTGCAAAACGTCGTACGGCTGTCGACGGAGGCCTCCGAATGGTCCTTCGGTACACGTCGGCTTATGGAAAACCTTGCGGCGCGCGGGTTGCTAGATGGCCCCACCGCTTAG
- a CDS encoding ureidoglycolate lyase, giving the protein MSNTLTLEPLTTAAFAPFGDILDASGTPDKMINQGLCGRHHDRATLDFSDGRAGISLFKAEPRQFPITLDMVERHPDGSQAFIPMCLHPFVVVVAPDADEKPGIPRAFLTSAGQAINFHTGTWHGVLTPIHAPGLFAVVDRIGEGPNLEEHWFEAPYSIVE; this is encoded by the coding sequence ATGAGCAACACGCTGACACTGGAACCGCTGACGACTGCGGCTTTTGCCCCGTTCGGAGACATCCTTGATGCCTCCGGCACGCCGGACAAGATGATCAATCAGGGGCTGTGCGGCCGCCACCACGATCGCGCAACACTGGATTTTTCCGACGGGCGCGCGGGCATCAGCCTGTTCAAGGCCGAACCGCGCCAGTTTCCGATCACGCTGGATATGGTCGAACGCCATCCCGACGGCTCTCAGGCGTTTATCCCCATGTGCCTGCATCCCTTTGTGGTGGTGGTGGCCCCCGACGCAGACGAAAAACCCGGTATCCCCCGCGCGTTTTTGACATCGGCAGGTCAGGCGATCAATTTCCACACAGGCACGTGGCACGGCGTTCTGACCCCGATCCACGCACCGGGGCTGTTTGCCGTGGTCGACCGGATCGGAGAAGGGCCAAACCTCGAGGAACACTGGTTCGAAGCGCCCTATTCCATTGTAGAGTAA
- a CDS encoding CaiB/BaiF CoA transferase family protein yields the protein MGILDGYTVLDCSIAMAGPFAAQRLGDLGADVIKVEPITGEWQRHAPAGGITGNKINVSFLSLNRNKRSLAVDLKTEGGKQIMRKLVAKADVFIQNYRAGVAGRLGVDYETLSVINPGLIYVSMTGYGEDGPHAQRPGQDLLLQAMSGAMMSTGRKGEPPQAAGQYLVDAVTAYTAFEGALAALLHRERTGEGQKVEVNMLDAITTLQMQELSVFTVGGKPQERSDELHAHVYIRAPYGTFATTDGYIALAMPNFSGLAHALETPALAELDEKTAGWDERDATFAMVRDAIAKFATKDCLARLDAEGIWAGPVYGYAELVADPQIAHNGTFIEYDHPTEGHVKTPGFPIKFSRTPSELRRGAPLTGEHTDDILGAAGFSNEEIAALAETGAIGRGPL from the coding sequence ATGGGAATTCTCGACGGTTATACCGTTCTTGACTGTTCAATCGCGATGGCCGGCCCTTTCGCGGCGCAGCGTCTGGGCGACCTTGGGGCCGATGTCATTAAGGTCGAGCCGATCACAGGTGAATGGCAGCGCCACGCACCGGCGGGCGGCATCACGGGCAACAAGATCAACGTGTCGTTCCTGTCGCTGAACCGCAACAAGCGGTCATTGGCCGTGGATCTGAAGACAGAGGGCGGCAAGCAGATCATGCGCAAGCTGGTTGCCAAGGCAGATGTATTCATCCAAAATTACCGCGCGGGTGTCGCCGGACGTTTGGGCGTGGATTACGAGACCCTTTCCGTGATCAATCCCGGTCTGATCTACGTGTCAATGACAGGCTACGGCGAAGACGGCCCGCACGCACAGCGCCCCGGTCAGGATTTGCTGTTGCAGGCAATGTCGGGCGCGATGATGTCCACGGGCCGCAAGGGCGAACCTCCGCAGGCGGCAGGCCAATACCTTGTCGATGCCGTGACGGCCTATACCGCCTTTGAGGGTGCGCTTGCGGCGCTATTGCACCGCGAACGCACAGGCGAAGGCCAAAAAGTCGAGGTCAACATGCTGGATGCAATCACCACCTTGCAGATGCAGGAACTGTCGGTGTTCACGGTCGGCGGCAAACCACAGGAACGATCGGATGAGCTGCACGCGCACGTCTATATCCGCGCGCCCTATGGCACTTTTGCCACCACGGACGGCTATATCGCACTGGCGATGCCTAATTTTTCGGGACTTGCGCATGCGCTTGAAACGCCTGCGCTGGCCGAATTGGACGAAAAGACCGCAGGATGGGACGAACGCGATGCGACGTTCGCAATGGTCCGTGACGCCATTGCAAAGTTCGCCACCAAAGATTGCCTTGCCCGTCTGGACGCCGAGGGCATCTGGGCCGGACCTGTTTATGGCTATGCCGAATTGGTTGCCGATCCGCAGATCGCGCACAATGGCACATTTATCGAATACGATCACCCGACCGAAGGGCATGTGAAAACGCCCGGCTTCCCCATCAAGTTTTCCCGCACACCATCAGAACTGCGCCGTGGCGCACCGCTGACAGGGGAGCACACCGACGACATCCTCGGCGCTGCGGGCTTTTCTAACGAAGAAATAGCAGCATTGGCTGAAACGGGTGCCATCGGTCGGGGGCCACTATGA
- a CDS encoding extracellular solute-binding protein gives MSFRGLTWDHPRGYNALAAAKGPIAWDTQPLEGFESAPIAELCAEYDLVVLDHPHLGEALANDCLTPLEKVFASSALEEIAQAAIGPAYSSYAMAGQQWALPLDAATQVMALRADLTDARPISWTEVDTLSQQGRVALSLAGPHAALSFLSICAALDPALDLRDTGWPDDSVAAQAIDILKPLAARTPEHTKSLNPISLLNLMSSTDDIQMIPLVYGYVNYTRAARPVTFHDAPHSGARPGSILGGTGIAISRSAQVDDTLRDHLLWLMSAETQRGFIPDHDGQPGLRSAWQDTRVNDRWGNFYSNTAETLEHAAIRPRYDGYIAFQSHAAAYLRDCFARRTPTAQAVRGLRDLFQSSQPERMTP, from the coding sequence ATGAGCTTTCGTGGTCTGACATGGGATCATCCACGCGGCTACAATGCTCTGGCGGCGGCCAAGGGCCCGATTGCATGGGACACGCAACCGCTCGAGGGGTTCGAGTCAGCTCCGATTGCCGAACTGTGCGCTGAATACGACCTGGTTGTTCTCGACCACCCCCATCTGGGCGAGGCACTGGCCAATGACTGCCTGACCCCGCTGGAAAAGGTGTTCGCTTCCTCGGCGTTGGAAGAAATTGCGCAGGCGGCCATTGGCCCTGCCTATTCCAGCTACGCTATGGCTGGCCAACAATGGGCGCTGCCGCTGGACGCGGCCACGCAAGTCATGGCCTTGCGGGCGGATTTGACAGACGCAAGACCCATAAGCTGGACCGAAGTCGACACCTTGTCGCAGCAAGGTCGCGTCGCACTATCACTCGCGGGTCCGCACGCGGCGCTGTCGTTCCTGTCGATCTGTGCCGCACTTGATCCTGCCCTTGATCTGCGCGACACAGGTTGGCCGGATGACAGCGTGGCCGCGCAAGCCATCGACATCCTGAAGCCGCTCGCAGCACGCACGCCAGAGCATACCAAATCGTTGAACCCCATCAGCTTGTTAAACCTGATGAGCAGCACTGACGACATCCAAATGATCCCGCTGGTCTACGGCTATGTAAACTATACCCGCGCTGCGCGGCCCGTGACGTTTCACGATGCGCCGCATTCCGGCGCACGCCCCGGGTCGATCTTGGGCGGGACCGGCATTGCCATTTCCCGCAGTGCCCAAGTTGACGACACGCTGCGTGACCACTTGCTGTGGCTTATGTCCGCTGAAACGCAGCGCGGTTTTATACCCGATCACGATGGTCAGCCCGGTTTGCGATCCGCTTGGCAGGACACGCGGGTGAACGACAGGTGGGGCAATTTCTACAGCAACACCGCAGAGACACTGGAACATGCAGCAATCCGACCACGGTACGACGGCTACATCGCCTTTCAAAGTCACGCGGCTGCCTATCTGCGAGATTGCTTTGCCCGGCGGACACCGACCGCGCAGGCTGTGCGGGGATTGCGGGACTTGTTTCAATCCAGCCAACCCGAAAGGATGACACCATGA
- a CDS encoding enoyl-CoA hydratase/isomerase family protein: MSAPLTLSIKNRVATITYNRPEKLNAMTPEMAELMWDAVRRINASDEARAVILTGTGKAFCAGSDISDLDRYATPWTFRNRPEYCDALRALLKPSIAAINGYAMGGGLEMALSCDIRIAADTAKLAAPEIKLGWIGGGGITALLAHSIGPSNAAMMVMTGDPVSAETALYWGLLSEVTASEALLERATQIATTIASRAPIAAETARRNLQASYNMPLEQAVAYERDLQAVCFATEDAAEGRAAFAEKRSPNFKHR; this comes from the coding sequence ATGAGTGCCCCGCTGACCTTGAGCATTAAAAACCGCGTTGCAACAATCACCTACAACCGGCCGGAAAAGCTAAACGCAATGACGCCGGAAATGGCCGAGCTGATGTGGGACGCGGTGCGCCGGATCAACGCCAGCGACGAAGCGCGTGCCGTGATCCTGACGGGCACGGGCAAGGCGTTTTGCGCAGGGTCCGATATTTCAGACCTTGACCGCTACGCGACTCCTTGGACCTTTCGCAACCGTCCTGAATATTGTGACGCACTGCGCGCGCTGCTGAAGCCATCAATTGCGGCGATCAACGGCTATGCAATGGGCGGCGGGCTGGAAATGGCGCTGTCTTGTGACATCCGGATTGCAGCGGACACGGCCAAGTTGGCCGCGCCCGAGATCAAGCTCGGCTGGATCGGTGGCGGTGGCATTACGGCCCTTCTCGCACACTCGATCGGGCCTTCGAATGCGGCAATGATGGTGATGACCGGCGATCCGGTATCTGCGGAAACGGCCTTGTACTGGGGGCTGTTGTCAGAAGTGACCGCGTCCGAAGCACTGCTGGAACGCGCCACGCAGATTGCCACGACGATCGCCAGCCGCGCTCCGATTGCAGCAGAGACCGCCCGCCGCAATCTTCAGGCGTCGTACAACATGCCATTGGAGCAAGCAGTTGCCTATGAACGCGATCTTCAGGCAGTGTGTTTCGCAACTGAAGACGCCGCCGAGGGCCGTGCCGCCTTTGCCGAAAAACGATCCCCGAACTTCAAACATCGCTAA